From Neosynechococcus sphagnicola sy1, one genomic window encodes:
- a CDS encoding polysaccharide biosynthesis/export family protein — MKTFSPSICQWIAGSITGCLLSLIPAQLSLSLPLSPGDRIKVSIPEGEDFSGIFAVNLDGNLEIPYLPPLPASGLEPAQVQQNLAQTLIQGGFFQPLFLRVSVKVVNWAPVQVNVAGAVFDPGRVLINDPSPEALAARQSTNQVTGDYPPERFLTAAIRIAGGITPTADIHAIRLIRNGQEQQVDLSGIFTGTPVEDIPLIAGDQVIVPESNRFRAELARPSQITIQGVRVYISNLTVPATSNSNSSINKDATGFVYGSRLSQAVISGNCAGGTRTTNANRHAVLVRTDRQTGKTTIVDRPIEEVLRQSSNDADNPLLMPNDGVACYDSRLINTKGVFEFINTIFTPFLLLRDILR; from the coding sequence TTGAAAACGTTTTCTCCATCAATCTGTCAATGGATTGCAGGGAGCATCACAGGCTGTTTACTCAGCTTGATTCCAGCACAACTGAGCCTTAGTCTGCCATTATCTCCAGGCGATCGCATCAAGGTTTCAATTCCAGAGGGCGAAGATTTCAGCGGCATTTTTGCAGTCAACCTCGATGGCAACCTCGAGATCCCTTACCTGCCGCCTCTCCCCGCATCTGGTTTGGAACCAGCCCAGGTACAGCAAAATCTAGCCCAGACTTTGATTCAGGGAGGATTTTTTCAGCCCTTGTTTCTGCGGGTGAGCGTCAAAGTTGTCAACTGGGCACCGGTGCAGGTGAATGTTGCAGGAGCCGTTTTTGACCCCGGACGGGTCTTGATTAACGACCCCAGTCCTGAAGCATTAGCAGCCCGTCAGTCAACGAATCAAGTCACAGGAGATTATCCCCCGGAGCGTTTTTTAACGGCGGCCATCCGCATTGCCGGAGGGATCACCCCCACCGCCGATATTCATGCCATCCGACTCATCCGGAACGGGCAGGAACAGCAAGTAGATCTGTCAGGAATTTTTACCGGAACACCCGTCGAAGACATTCCCCTGATTGCGGGGGATCAAGTCATCGTACCGGAAAGCAACCGCTTTCGTGCCGAACTCGCTCGTCCCTCCCAAATCACAATTCAGGGAGTGCGGGTGTATATTTCTAACTTAACCGTTCCCGCTACTAGTAATTCCAACTCCTCCATTAATAAGGATGCAACAGGTTTTGTATATGGCTCCCGTTTATCCCAGGCTGTGATCTCTGGGAACTGTGCCGGGGGCACCCGAACAACTAATGCAAATCGTCACGCCGTGCTGGTGAGAACAGACCGCCAAACCGGTAAGACAACCATTGTCGATCGCCCAATTGAGGAGGTTTTAAGACAGTCCAGTAATGATGCCGATAACCCCTTACTGATGCCAAATGATGGGGTTGCTTGTTACGATTCTAGGCTAATCAATACGAAGGGAGTCTTTGAGTTCATCAATACCATTTTCACCCCGTTTCTGCTCTTGCGGGACATTCTACGATGA
- a CDS encoding DUF3153 domain-containing protein gives MMWGLSLITPTKGLLSNICGWGNSWAVGLRHKNWLRDLEQRTHSFRGSVQHLNPQELVVTIPFATPTELETRFNQFFLPLSADSTPQSPAVGATLPHLPSHLSLHQSNFLWVVRNHLSYDLDLRSLGVVSAQGEVLISPSALVALEFHLQTPWGAREVHSKGAMAARVDSSGALSWVLAPGSTHHLEAVFWLPSPLGIGTTVIVLFVIGGYYWKERGLKISRPPSLPDSVPTTSR, from the coding sequence ATGATGTGGGGATTAAGTTTGATCACCCCAACCAAGGGGCTATTGTCCAACATCTGCGGCTGGGGGAACAGTTGGGCAGTGGGGCTACGGCACAAAAACTGGTTACGGGATCTAGAGCAGCGTACACACAGTTTCCGAGGCAGCGTCCAGCACCTCAATCCCCAAGAACTGGTTGTCACTATTCCCTTCGCCACTCCTACAGAACTGGAAACCCGGTTTAATCAATTCTTCCTGCCGTTGAGTGCCGATAGCACCCCTCAGTCCCCAGCGGTCGGGGCAACCTTGCCCCACTTACCCTCCCATCTCAGCCTCCACCAAAGTAATTTCCTATGGGTGGTGCGGAATCACCTCAGCTATGACCTGGATCTGCGATCGCTGGGAGTAGTGTCTGCCCAGGGAGAAGTTTTGATCAGCCCCAGTGCCCTTGTGGCCTTGGAATTTCACCTGCAAACCCCCTGGGGAGCCCGAGAGGTGCATTCCAAAGGAGCTATGGCGGCACGGGTTGACTCGTCGGGAGCATTGAGCTGGGTCTTAGCACCGGGCAGCACGCACCATTTGGAAGCCGTCTTTTGGCTACCTAGCCCTTTGGGTATTGGTACGACAGTCATTGTATTATTTGTGATCGGTGGTTACTACTGGAAGGAGCGAGGATTAAAGATCAGCCGCCCGCCCTCACTCCCTGACTCAGTTCCCACCACGTCGCGTTAA
- a CDS encoding FAD-dependent oxidoreductase, translated as MGQIAQKLVEGLEKAGGHIEYQARVTEILLEDGRAVGVQVASGKTYRARRVISNATRWDTFEKLLPSKPLPRAEQQWQQRYQKSPSFLSLHLGVKATAVPPETECHHILLEDWARMEDPEATLFVSIPTLLDPDLAPPDHHIIHAFTPSWLADWQGLSPRAYEQKKEETAARIVERLQKIVPNLAALLDYQEVGTPRTHRRFLGRVDGTYGPIPQRKLPGLLRMPFNRTAIPGLYCVGDSTFPGQGLNAVAFSGFACAHRIAVDLGL; from the coding sequence GTGGGTCAAATTGCTCAAAAGCTGGTGGAAGGCCTAGAAAAAGCCGGAGGCCACATTGAGTATCAAGCCCGAGTCACCGAGATTTTACTGGAGGATGGACGGGCGGTGGGCGTCCAAGTGGCTTCCGGCAAAACCTATCGTGCCCGCCGGGTGATCTCCAACGCCACCCGCTGGGATACCTTTGAAAAATTGCTGCCCTCAAAACCACTGCCGCGTGCAGAACAGCAATGGCAACAACGCTATCAGAAATCTCCCAGCTTCTTGAGTTTGCACTTAGGGGTTAAGGCAACGGCAGTTCCCCCCGAAACCGAGTGTCACCACATCCTGCTGGAGGATTGGGCACGGATGGAAGACCCAGAAGCAACTTTGTTTGTTTCCATTCCCACCTTGCTAGACCCAGATTTAGCTCCCCCCGATCACCATATTATTCATGCCTTTACCCCCAGTTGGCTGGCGGATTGGCAAGGGTTATCTCCCCGAGCCTACGAGCAGAAAAAAGAAGAGACAGCTGCCCGCATCGTTGAACGTCTGCAAAAGATTGTGCCCAACTTGGCCGCCCTCTTGGACTATCAGGAAGTGGGAACCCCCCGCACCCACCGTCGTTTTTTAGGACGAGTTGATGGCACCTACGGCCCCATTCCCCAGCGAAAATTACCGGGATTACTGAGAATGCCCTTCAACCGCACCGCAATTCCCGGTCTCTATTGTGTTGGGGACAGTACCTTCCCAGGACAAGGCTTAAACGCAGTGGCATTTTCTGGCTTCGCCTGCGCCCATCGTATTGCCGTTGATTTAGGTTTGTAA
- a CDS encoding FAD-dependent oxidoreductase: MAAASLNPPISPPAATVYDAIVIGSGIGGLVTATQLAAKGGRVLVLERYLIPGGSGGYFERQVPDPLSGELAHYRFDVGASMIFGFGTEGTTNLLTRALQAVNVSLETIPDPVQIHYHLPDRLDLKVHRNYENFLQELDQYFPEERQGIRQFYDECWRVFHCLNAMELLSLEEPRYLLRVFFQHPLACLGLVKYLPQNVGEIARRYIHNPVLLKFIDMECYCWSVVPADRTPMINAGMVFSDRHYGGINYPKGGSGSNCSKAGGRPRKSRRPH; this comes from the coding sequence ATGGCTGCTGCTTCTCTGAATCCCCCGATCTCTCCTCCCGCTGCAACGGTCTATGATGCCATCGTGATTGGTTCAGGGATTGGCGGTCTGGTGACGGCAACTCAATTAGCCGCCAAAGGTGGGCGGGTATTAGTCCTAGAACGATATTTGATTCCTGGGGGCAGTGGAGGCTATTTCGAGCGTCAAGTGCCCGACCCCCTATCTGGTGAACTGGCACACTACCGCTTTGATGTCGGTGCTTCCATGATTTTTGGTTTTGGCACGGAGGGCACGACCAATCTCCTGACCCGAGCCTTGCAGGCGGTCAACGTCAGCCTGGAGACGATTCCCGACCCGGTACAAATTCATTACCATCTGCCGGATAGATTGGACTTAAAAGTCCATCGTAATTATGAGAATTTTTTACAAGAGTTGGATCAGTATTTCCCTGAGGAGCGACAGGGAATTCGTCAGTTCTATGACGAGTGTTGGCGGGTCTTCCATTGCTTGAATGCCATGGAACTCCTCTCCCTGGAAGAACCCCGTTATTTGCTGCGCGTTTTTTTTCAGCATCCCCTGGCCTGTCTGGGATTGGTGAAGTACTTACCCCAAAATGTGGGTGAGATTGCCCGTCGCTATATCCATAACCCCGTGTTGCTGAAGTTTATTGACATGGAGTGCTACTGCTGGTCGGTGGTGCCTGCGGATCGAACACCCATGATTAATGCAGGCATGGTGTTCAGCGATCGCCACTATGGGGGTATTAACTATCCCAAGGGGGGGAGTGGGTCAAATTGCTCAAAAGCTGGTGGAAGGCCTAGAAAAAGCCGGAGGCCACATTGA
- the serS gene encoding serine--tRNA ligase gives MLDLKQLREHPDVVQKRLNCRGDYPIQPLLDLDRQQRDLEKERTQLQARGNEIGKRVAQEIKAGADPQGAEVQALKDAGNQIKAQISNLEPQEKQLKAHLETLLLTFPNLPSPSTPLGCNETENVEVRRWGDEFRPPDPGILPHWEIGEQLGILNFERSVKVAQSRFVTLVGKGAALERALIQLMLDRQVQAGYIEIMPPLLVNSTSLTATGQLPKFAEESFQCAQDDLWLVPTAEVPVTNLYRDEILAATDLPIYHCAYTPCFRREAGSYGRDTRGLIRLHQFNKVELVKFVHPQTSEAEHQTLVRDAEAILQALQLPYRVIELCTGDLGFSAAKCYDLEVWLPSAGTYREISSCSNFGDFQARRGNIRFKASGQKGTQFVHTLNGSGLAVGRTMAAILENYQQPDGTIQIPKVLQPYLGREVL, from the coding sequence GTGCTTGACCTCAAACAATTACGGGAGCATCCAGATGTCGTCCAGAAACGCCTCAACTGTCGGGGGGATTACCCGATCCAACCGCTGCTAGACCTTGATCGCCAACAGCGAGACTTAGAAAAAGAACGTACCCAGCTGCAAGCCCGTGGCAATGAGATAGGTAAACGGGTGGCCCAGGAAATAAAAGCAGGGGCTGACCCCCAGGGAGCCGAAGTTCAAGCCCTGAAAGATGCTGGCAACCAGATCAAAGCGCAGATCAGCAACCTGGAACCCCAAGAGAAGCAACTGAAGGCTCACCTTGAGACCCTGCTGTTAACCTTTCCCAATTTACCCAGTCCCTCTACCCCCCTTGGCTGCAATGAAACCGAAAATGTCGAAGTTCGGCGCTGGGGCGATGAATTCCGTCCCCCTGACCCAGGGATTTTGCCCCACTGGGAAATCGGAGAACAACTGGGAATTTTAAACTTTGAGCGCTCGGTGAAAGTTGCCCAGAGTCGCTTTGTCACCCTGGTCGGTAAGGGAGCAGCGCTAGAGCGGGCGTTGATCCAGTTGATGCTCGATCGCCAGGTACAGGCAGGTTACATTGAAATCATGCCCCCACTGTTGGTGAATTCGACCTCGCTCACGGCCACCGGCCAGCTGCCTAAATTTGCCGAAGAAAGCTTTCAGTGTGCCCAGGATGATTTGTGGTTAGTGCCAACGGCTGAGGTACCCGTTACCAATCTCTATCGCGATGAAATTCTGGCAGCGACCGACCTGCCGATTTACCACTGTGCCTACACTCCCTGTTTTCGCCGTGAGGCTGGCAGCTATGGCCGGGATACCCGGGGCCTGATTCGTCTGCATCAGTTTAATAAGGTGGAACTGGTGAAGTTTGTTCACCCTCAAACCTCTGAGGCTGAACATCAAACCCTGGTGCGGGATGCGGAAGCCATTTTACAAGCCCTCCAGCTCCCCTACCGGGTGATTGAACTGTGTACGGGAGATTTAGGTTTCTCAGCCGCGAAGTGCTATGACTTGGAAGTCTGGCTGCCCTCGGCTGGCACCTATCGGGAGATTTCCAGTTGCTCTAATTTTGGAGATTTTCAGGCTCGTCGCGGCAATATCCGGTTTAAAGCCTCAGGGCAAAAGGGAACTCAGTTTGTCCATACCCTGAACGGTTCTGGGTTGGCAGTGGGGCGTACCATGGCAGCAATTCTGGAAAATTACCAGCAGCCCGATGGCACCATCCAGATCCCCAAGGTCTTGCAACCCTACCTGGGACGGGAGGTTTTGTAA
- a CDS encoding phosphate ABC transporter permease: MQTEIMLIPITRKKFEVLIPFLATGTQYLYCWGKVADLLRRLLISVVGIVVALFFSNVLGPDFKFLPLSLGIVSLSYWLWAPILGASLRNASYRKYPYAGFWRGEILDVYITEELIGTEETVNKRGELVIVENRERRLNLEIGDPAGFSTRLQVPVRRGHQAIAPGQVAETLLLSNDPDLGRIAKTADIYLPDYKLWVSDYPYLRRDTFVEVSGQLRSRPPQKQTRRGRSAKSPRRSAVESEG; this comes from the coding sequence ATGCAGACCGAAATTATGTTGATCCCCATCACCCGCAAGAAATTTGAAGTGCTGATCCCGTTTCTGGCAACGGGTACCCAGTACCTTTATTGCTGGGGAAAGGTGGCCGACCTGCTGCGACGACTGCTGATTTCAGTGGTGGGCATTGTGGTGGCGTTGTTCTTCAGTAACGTCCTGGGCCCAGACTTTAAGTTCCTGCCGTTAAGTTTAGGGATTGTCTCCTTGTCCTACTGGTTATGGGCTCCGATTCTCGGGGCAAGTTTGCGCAATGCCAGTTACCGTAAGTATCCCTATGCAGGGTTTTGGCGGGGTGAAATCCTAGATGTTTATATTACTGAGGAGCTGATCGGCACTGAGGAAACCGTCAACAAGCGGGGTGAACTGGTGATTGTCGAAAATCGAGAACGCCGCCTCAATCTAGAAATTGGCGATCCAGCAGGGTTCTCCACCCGGCTTCAGGTACCGGTGCGACGGGGACATCAGGCGATCGCCCCTGGACAGGTGGCGGAAACTTTACTGTTATCCAACGATCCTGACCTCGGTCGCATTGCCAAAACGGCGGACATTTACCTGCCAGACTACAAGCTCTGGGTGAGTGACTACCCTTATCTGCGTCGGGATACCTTTGTCGAAGTCAGCGGTCAGTTGCGATCGCGACCGCCGCAAAAGCAGACCCGGAGGGGACGTTCTGCCAAATCCCCTCGCCGTTCTGCCGTTGAATCTGAAGGCTAG
- a CDS encoding precorrin-8X methylmutase — protein MDAETTKSRLQETLVAHIRIEGRKGSPVVASAIFNGLVELSWQAYGQDGKAVYPKA, from the coding sequence GTGGATGCCGAAACTACCAAGTCGCGGCTGCAAGAAACCCTGGTTGCCCATATTCGGATTGAGGGTCGTAAAGGCAGTCCCGTGGTGGCAAGTGCCATCTTCAATGGCTTAGTCGAGTTATCTTGGCAAGCCTATGGTCAGGATGGTAAGGCTGTTTATCCAAAAGCCTAG
- a CDS encoding precorrin-8X methylmutase: protein MEWHISDAQSLAIIDQEIGDHTFSPAEYEIVRCVVYATADFEYKSLIRFSEQALQSGAAALAARTTIIVDVPMVHAGILPLLEQTFVNPVYCATEIATRPQRGKTQASWGLETLARHYPEAIFVIGQAQTALFSLLNMIEAEEVKPTLVIATPVWVCGCRNYQVAAARNPGCPYSD, encoded by the coding sequence ATGGAATGGCACATTAGTGATGCCCAAAGTCTCGCCATTATTGATCAGGAAATTGGAGACCATACATTTTCTCCTGCTGAGTATGAAATTGTCCGTTGCGTGGTTTATGCCACGGCTGACTTTGAGTACAAATCCTTAATTCGCTTTTCAGAGCAAGCGTTGCAATCCGGTGCTGCTGCTCTGGCTGCCCGCACCACCATTATTGTCGATGTGCCGATGGTGCATGCGGGGATCTTACCTCTGCTGGAGCAGACCTTTGTGAATCCGGTCTACTGTGCAACGGAGATTGCCACCCGTCCCCAGAGAGGTAAAACCCAGGCATCCTGGGGTCTTGAAACCCTAGCTCGCCACTACCCAGAAGCAATTTTTGTCATTGGTCAAGCCCAGACAGCCCTGTTCAGCCTGCTGAACATGATTGAAGCCGAAGAGGTGAAGCCAACCCTGGTCATTGCCACCCCCGTCTGGGTTTGTGGATGCCGAAACTACCAAGTCGCGGCTGCAAGAAACCCTGGTTGCCCATATTCGGATTGA
- a CDS encoding efflux RND transporter permease subunit — protein sequence MFVNFFIKRPVFATVCSLLIILVGMVALPTLPVEYYPDVTPPTVNVTANYPGASAEVVETGVTSILERQINGVEGMQYIASSSASDGSSTITVTFDQSRDKDIAAVDVQNRVSVVQSQLPAEVNQTGVSVSKASAGGSFVLAIGLYSEANQFDPLFLSNYADLYLVDPIKRLPGVGEVQLFGERRYAMRLWLDPARLSSRGLTPQDVVDALEEQNLQVGAGQIGQPPAPSGQAYQINVQAMSRLKGADEFGDIVIKTAADGNLVRVRDVGRAELGAQDYSTTLRFRGQEGIGIGVSQLTGSNALQVAHEVKQALEKLSQQFPPGMKYQVAFDTTLAVEESIREVVITLATAIALVVLVIFLFLQDWRTTLIPAITIPVALIGTFALIKAFNFSVNSLTLFGLILATGGVVDDAIVVVENVTRLMEEKHLNPLEATIESMAEVTGAVVATSLVLMAVFIPVAFFPGVTGRLYQQFALTIAFSIGLSTFNALTLTPALSALLLRPGQQSRNWFFNGINWGIAQSRRGYDRSLQALVRFKGAVLVLFALSLGCTYWLFTIVPSGFVPDEDQGYFVTIVQSPQGVSLEYTNKVLKQVEKDLLALPETTGTFAIAGFSFFGNGPDKGIVFTTLKPWSERPDKPVEAIIGQVMGSFSTISEALVFSGNPPTIQVGSSLGGFDLQIQDQGNLGLKTLFEATTELTQKANTIPGLMRVNTPFAINSPKLLIEVDRNRALALQVNLQDVFNTLQIYLGSQYVNDFDLFARTYRVIVQADQQFRASPADLQRLYVRSDQDQMIPLSNLVTVTSTTGPQIINHYNLFRSAQVTGSAAPGISSGQAIQTVEKLAQETLPRGMGYSWTGLSLEEVKSGGQAPLIFGLGLIIVFLVLAAQYESYIDPLIIIMSVPLAVLGALGAQFFRGLPNDVYGQIGLVMLIGLASKNAILIVEFANQMRDQGLSTVKAALQASQERLRPILMTAISFVVGVFPLAIATGAGANARISLGTTILGGMFVSTFLSLFVVPIVYIVVNTIRTRLQTRHPQTTLLPPEE from the coding sequence ATGTTTGTCAACTTCTTCATCAAGCGCCCTGTCTTTGCGACGGTTTGCTCCTTGCTGATCATTCTGGTGGGCATGGTGGCGCTGCCAACGCTGCCCGTTGAGTACTACCCCGATGTCACCCCACCCACCGTCAACGTGACGGCGAACTACCCCGGTGCCAGTGCAGAAGTGGTCGAAACGGGGGTGACGTCGATCCTGGAGCGGCAAATTAATGGTGTCGAAGGAATGCAATATATTGCTTCCAGCAGTGCCAGTGATGGTTCCAGCACCATCACGGTGACCTTTGACCAGTCAAGGGATAAGGATATAGCCGCCGTAGATGTACAGAACCGGGTGTCGGTTGTCCAGTCCCAACTCCCCGCAGAGGTGAATCAAACCGGGGTGTCGGTGAGCAAGGCCTCCGCTGGCGGCAGTTTTGTCTTGGCAATCGGTCTCTATTCCGAGGCCAACCAATTTGACCCGCTGTTTCTCAGTAACTATGCCGACCTGTATTTAGTAGACCCGATTAAGCGGTTACCAGGGGTCGGTGAGGTACAGTTGTTTGGCGAACGCCGTTATGCCATGCGTCTCTGGCTCGATCCAGCTCGGTTATCCAGTCGGGGGTTAACGCCCCAGGATGTCGTCGATGCTCTGGAAGAGCAAAATCTCCAGGTTGGTGCGGGACAAATTGGTCAGCCCCCAGCTCCCTCCGGTCAAGCCTACCAAATTAATGTGCAGGCCATGAGTCGCCTCAAGGGAGCCGATGAGTTTGGGGACATTGTGATCAAAACCGCTGCTGACGGGAACTTGGTGCGAGTTCGGGATGTGGGTCGTGCTGAACTGGGTGCCCAAGACTACAGCACCACCCTGCGGTTTCGCGGCCAGGAGGGCATTGGCATTGGGGTGTCTCAATTAACGGGGAGTAACGCCTTGCAAGTGGCCCATGAGGTCAAGCAAGCCCTAGAGAAGTTGAGCCAACAGTTTCCGCCTGGGATGAAGTATCAGGTTGCCTTTGATACGACGCTGGCGGTGGAGGAATCCATTCGTGAGGTGGTGATTACCCTGGCAACCGCGATCGCCCTCGTGGTGCTGGTAATTTTCCTGTTTCTCCAGGATTGGCGCACAACGTTAATCCCAGCAATCACGATTCCAGTGGCGTTGATCGGCACCTTTGCCTTAATTAAAGCCTTTAACTTTTCCGTCAATAGTCTCACCCTGTTTGGATTAATTTTGGCAACGGGGGGGGTGGTGGATGATGCCATCGTGGTCGTGGAAAATGTCACCCGCCTGATGGAGGAAAAGCACCTCAATCCCCTGGAAGCCACCATTGAGTCGATGGCAGAGGTGACGGGGGCGGTGGTTGCTACTTCCCTGGTGCTGATGGCGGTCTTTATCCCGGTGGCCTTTTTCCCAGGGGTCACGGGTCGTCTGTACCAGCAATTCGCCTTGACGATCGCCTTTTCCATCGGCCTCTCCACCTTCAATGCCTTAACCCTGACCCCGGCCTTGTCCGCCCTGTTATTGCGTCCAGGGCAGCAATCTCGCAACTGGTTCTTTAACGGCATTAACTGGGGGATTGCCCAAAGCCGTCGGGGCTACGATCGCTCTTTGCAGGCATTGGTGCGGTTTAAGGGGGCGGTACTGGTGCTCTTTGCCCTCTCTCTGGGCTGTACCTACTGGTTGTTTACGATCGTCCCCAGCGGCTTTGTCCCCGATGAAGACCAGGGATATTTTGTCACGATTGTCCAGTCCCCCCAAGGCGTTTCCCTGGAGTACACCAACAAGGTGCTGAAACAGGTGGAAAAGGATCTCCTGGCGTTGCCAGAAACTACTGGCACCTTCGCGATCGCCGGATTTAGCTTTTTCGGTAATGGCCCCGACAAGGGCATTGTCTTTACTACCCTCAAACCCTGGTCTGAACGACCGGACAAACCCGTGGAGGCCATTATTGGCCAGGTCATGGGATCTTTTTCCACGATCTCTGAGGCCCTCGTGTTTTCAGGGAATCCGCCCACCATTCAGGTGGGAAGTAGTTTGGGTGGCTTTGACTTACAAATTCAGGATCAGGGCAATCTGGGGTTGAAAACCTTGTTTGAAGCCACCACAGAACTGACTCAAAAAGCCAACACCATCCCTGGCTTGATGCGGGTAAATACCCCCTTTGCCATCAACTCACCGAAGTTGTTAATCGAAGTCGACCGCAACCGAGCACTGGCGCTTCAGGTAAACCTCCAAGATGTGTTTAACACGCTGCAAATTTATCTCGGTTCTCAGTATGTCAATGACTTTGACCTCTTTGCCCGCACCTATCGGGTGATTGTGCAGGCTGATCAGCAATTTCGCGCCAGTCCCGCCGATTTACAGCGACTCTATGTGCGCTCTGATCAAGATCAGATGATTCCCCTCAGCAACCTGGTCACGGTTACTTCGACTACGGGGCCTCAGATTATTAACCACTACAACCTGTTTCGTTCCGCCCAGGTGACGGGTTCGGCAGCCCCCGGTATCAGTTCTGGGCAGGCGATCCAGACCGTGGAAAAACTAGCTCAAGAGACCCTCCCCCGAGGCATGGGCTATTCCTGGACTGGCTTATCTTTAGAGGAGGTCAAGTCAGGGGGGCAAGCACCGCTGATCTTTGGTCTGGGATTGATTATTGTGTTTCTGGTACTGGCTGCCCAATACGAAAGTTATATCGATCCCCTGATCATCATCATGTCGGTGCCGCTGGCAGTGCTGGGAGCTTTGGGGGCTCAGTTTTTCCGAGGATTGCCCAATGATGTTTACGGTCAAATTGGTTTGGTGATGCTGATTGGGCTGGCGAGTAAAAATGCGATTTTGATTGTTGAGTTCGCCAACCAGATGCGGGATCAGGGATTATCAACGGTGAAGGCAGCCCTGCAAGCCTCTCAGGAACGACTGCGCCCGATTTTGATGACCGCGATTTCCTTTGTAGTCGGGGTCTTCCCCCTCGCGATCGCCACCGGAGCAGGGGCCAATGCCCGCATTTCTCTCGGAACAACCATTCTCGGCGGTATGTTTGTCTCAACCTTCCTGAGCCTGTTTGTGGTGCCGATTGTTTACATTGTGGTGAACACCATTCGCACCCGGCTACAGACCCGCCACCCCCAGACCACTCTATTGCCCCCAGAGGAATAA
- a CDS encoding efflux RND transporter periplasmic adaptor subunit — protein sequence MKLVTIASGTITESSEYVASLQSRRSVTLLPQVSGNVTKILVRSGDRVAAQAPLIQIDPARQAASVASFNAAAASDSANLTAASDTLRSLQAQRSAKVANLKFSQSQFQRYTTLYADGAVTKQDLDDFTNRLQAAQSDLDALDQQIRAQQSAVASAARVVQEGRANVQEQQVQLNYYAITAPFAGIVGDIPVKIGDYVTTATRLTTVTQNQPLEVYVSIPIEYAPQLRSGTLVQLMDGNKQVTGAARVFFISPKVDNNTQTVLVKALYDNTGDRLRADQYVQVRVVWNQRPGVLIPTSAVTNIAGQNFVFVAQASPSHSQKLVARQKPVKLGTIEGNQYQVLQGLQPGEKLVISGIQKLADQVPLAPES from the coding sequence GTGAAACTTGTAACGATTGCCTCCGGAACCATCACGGAGAGTTCCGAATATGTCGCCTCCTTGCAATCCCGCCGCTCGGTGACGCTCTTGCCCCAAGTGTCTGGAAATGTCACCAAAATTTTGGTGCGATCGGGGGATCGGGTTGCCGCCCAAGCCCCCCTGATTCAAATTGACCCAGCTCGACAGGCAGCATCCGTTGCCAGTTTCAATGCCGCCGCCGCCTCCGACAGCGCCAACCTTACCGCTGCCAGTGACACCCTGAGATCGCTACAAGCCCAGCGCTCTGCCAAGGTGGCAAATTTGAAATTCAGTCAATCTCAGTTCCAGCGCTACACAACTCTCTATGCCGATGGAGCGGTGACGAAGCAAGATTTGGATGATTTTACCAACCGTCTCCAGGCTGCCCAGTCTGATCTGGATGCCCTAGATCAGCAGATTCGGGCCCAACAGTCAGCCGTTGCCAGTGCGGCACGGGTGGTTCAAGAAGGCCGGGCAAATGTTCAGGAGCAGCAAGTTCAGTTGAACTACTACGCCATTACCGCTCCCTTTGCCGGGATCGTGGGGGATATTCCGGTCAAAATTGGCGACTATGTGACGACGGCTACCCGCCTGACTACGGTGACCCAGAACCAGCCCCTAGAGGTTTATGTCTCGATCCCGATTGAGTATGCGCCGCAACTGCGCTCCGGCACCCTGGTGCAGTTAATGGATGGCAACAAACAGGTGACGGGGGCGGCTCGGGTATTCTTTATTTCACCCAAAGTGGATAACAACACCCAAACCGTCTTAGTGAAAGCACTTTACGACAATACGGGCGATCGCCTACGAGCCGACCAGTACGTGCAGGTGAGAGTGGTTTGGAATCAACGACCGGGGGTGCTGATCCCCACTTCAGCCGTCACCAATATTGCGGGGCAGAACTTTGTGTTTGTCGCCCAGGCTTCCCCCTCCCACTCACAAAAGCTCGTCGCCCGCCAAAAACCCGTGAAATTAGGCACGATTGAAGGCAATCAATATCAAGTGCTTCAGGGGTTGCAGCCCGGAGAGAAGCTCGTGATCTCCGGAATTCAGAAACTCGCCGATCAGGTACCCCTGGCCCCAGAATCTTAG